A stretch of Paracoccus sp. MA DNA encodes these proteins:
- the secY gene encoding preprotein translocase subunit SecY: MASAAEQMAANLSWGALGKATELRQRIWFTLGLLIIYRLGTYIPVPGIDGAALRNFMDQAQAGLGGILSMFTGGALGRMGVFALGIMPYISASIIVQLLASMVPALEQLKKEGEQGRKKINQYTRYGTVALALFQAWGLAVSLEHGNLAHEPGMFFRASVVITLVGGTMFLMWLGEQITARGIGNGISLIIFVGIVAEIPGHLAQFLAQGRSGAISTPVILGVIVMVAAVIAFVVFMERALRKIHIQYPRRQVGMKIYDGQSSHLPIKVNPAGVIPAIFASSLLLLPVTISTFSGNQTGPVMSTILAYFGPGQPLYLLFFAAMIIFFTYFYTFNVSFKTEDVAENLKNQGGFIPGIRPGKRTEDYLTYVVTRILVIGSAYLAFVCLLPEIIRDQLAIPFYFGGTSVLIVVSVVMDTINQVQSHLLAHQYEGLIEKSQLRGKRGKTGAAKPRKAPARR, from the coding sequence ATGGCGTCAGCCGCAGAACAGATGGCCGCGAACCTTTCCTGGGGCGCGCTCGGCAAGGCGACCGAGTTGCGCCAGAGGATCTGGTTCACCCTCGGACTTCTCATCATCTACCGCCTCGGCACCTATATCCCGGTGCCCGGCATCGACGGCGCCGCGCTGCGCAACTTCATGGACCAGGCGCAGGCCGGGCTGGGCGGCATCCTGTCCATGTTCACCGGCGGCGCGCTGGGGCGGATGGGCGTCTTCGCGCTTGGCATCATGCCCTATATCTCGGCCTCGATCATCGTGCAGCTTCTGGCCTCGATGGTCCCGGCGCTCGAGCAGCTCAAGAAAGAGGGCGAGCAGGGCCGCAAGAAGATCAACCAATATACTCGCTACGGCACCGTGGCGCTGGCGCTGTTCCAGGCCTGGGGCCTTGCCGTCAGCCTGGAGCACGGCAACCTCGCGCATGAGCCGGGGATGTTCTTCCGCGCCTCGGTGGTCATCACCCTGGTCGGCGGCACCATGTTCCTGATGTGGCTGGGCGAGCAGATCACCGCCCGCGGCATCGGCAACGGCATCTCGCTGATCATCTTCGTCGGCATCGTGGCCGAGATCCCGGGGCACCTGGCGCAGTTCCTGGCGCAGGGCCGCTCGGGCGCCATCTCGACCCCGGTGATCCTGGGCGTGATCGTCATGGTCGCCGCGGTGATCGCCTTCGTGGTGTTCATGGAGCGCGCGCTGCGCAAGATCCACATCCAGTATCCGCGCCGCCAGGTCGGGATGAAGATCTATGACGGCCAGTCCAGCCATCTGCCGATCAAGGTGAACCCGGCCGGCGTGATCCCGGCGATCTTCGCCAGCTCGCTGCTGCTCCTGCCGGTGACGATCTCGACCTTCTCGGGCAACCAGACCGGCCCGGTCATGTCGACGATCCTGGCCTATTTCGGTCCCGGACAGCCGCTTTACCTGCTGTTCTTCGCGGCGATGATCATCTTCTTCACCTATTTCTACACGTTCAACGTCAGCTTCAAGACCGAGGACGTGGCCGAGAACCTGAAGAACCAGGGCGGCTTCATCCCCGGCATCCGCCCGGGCAAGCGGACCGAGGATTACCTGACCTATGTGGTGACCCGGATCCTGGTGATCGGCTCGGCCTATCTGGCCTTCGTCTGCCTCCTGCCCGAGATCATCCGCGACCAGCTGGCGATCCCCTTCTACTTCGGCGGCACCTCGGTGCTGATCGTGGTCAGCGTGGTGATGGACACGATCAACCAGGTGCAAAGCCACTTGCTCGCCCATCAATACGAAGGTTTGATCGAGAAATCGCAATTGCGCGGCAAGCGTGGCAAGACGGGGGCGGCCAAGCCCCGCAAGGCCCCCGCGCGCCGTTAA
- the rplO gene encoding 50S ribosomal protein L15: MKLHELRDNPGANRKKKRVARGPGSGKGKTAGRGIKGQTSRSGVALNGYEGGQMPLYRRLPKRGFSKPNRLEFAVVNLGQLQAFVDAGKLDAKADVTEDALVAAGVIRRKLDGVRVLAKGELKAALNLTVAGASKAAVEAVEKAGGKLTVTRPAKEAEADVPAAE; the protein is encoded by the coding sequence ATGAAACTGCATGAACTCCGCGACAATCCCGGCGCGAACCGCAAGAAGAAGCGCGTCGCGCGCGGCCCCGGCTCGGGCAAGGGCAAGACCGCCGGCCGCGGCATCAAGGGCCAGACCTCGCGTTCGGGCGTGGCGCTGAACGGTTACGAAGGCGGCCAGATGCCGCTTTACCGCCGCCTGCCCAAGCGCGGCTTCAGCAAGCCGAATCGCCTGGAATTCGCGGTGGTGAACCTGGGCCAGCTGCAGGCCTTCGTCGACGCGGGCAAGCTGGACGCGAAAGCCGACGTGACCGAGGACGCGCTGGTCGCCGCCGGCGTCATCCGCCGCAAGCTGGACGGCGTGCGCGTGCTGGCCAAGGGCGAGCTCAAGGCCGCGCTGAACCTGACCGTCGCCGGTGCGTCGAAAGCCGCCGTCGAGGCCGTCGAGAAGGCGGGCGGCAAGCTCACCGTCACCCGCCCGGCGAAAGAAGCCGAGGCTGACGTTCCCGCGGCCGAATAA
- the rpmD gene encoding 50S ribosomal protein L30 produces MAKTIVVKQIGSPIRRPAIQRETLKGLGLNKMHRTRELEDTPAVRGMVAKIPHLVTIIEERG; encoded by the coding sequence ATGGCTAAAACCATCGTCGTCAAGCAGATCGGCTCGCCGATCCGCCGCCCGGCCATCCAGCGCGAGACGCTGAAGGGCCTGGGCCTGAACAAGATGCACCGCACCCGCGAGCTGGAAGACACTCCGGCCGTGCGCGGCATGGTCGCCAAGATCCCGCATCTGGTCACCATCATCGAAGAGCGCGGCTGA
- the rpsE gene encoding 30S ribosomal protein S5 has protein sequence MAEREHRRGRREEREETPEFADRLVAINRVSKTVKGGKRFGFAALVVVGDQRGRVGFGKGKAKEVPEAIRKATEQAKRGLIRVPLRDGRTLHHDIEGRHGAGKVIMRTAVPGTGIIAGGPMRAVFEMLGVQDVVAKSQGSQNPYNMIRATIDGLKKEASPRNVAQRRGKKVAEILPSNDKPAAEAAAEA, from the coding sequence ATGGCAGAACGTGAACATCGTCGGGGTCGCCGCGAAGAGCGCGAGGAAACCCCGGAATTCGCCGACCGTCTGGTCGCGATCAACCGCGTGTCGAAAACCGTCAAGGGCGGCAAGCGCTTCGGCTTCGCGGCCCTGGTGGTCGTCGGCGACCAGCGCGGCCGCGTCGGCTTCGGCAAGGGCAAGGCGAAAGAAGTGCCCGAGGCGATCCGCAAGGCGACCGAGCAGGCCAAGCGCGGCCTGATCCGCGTGCCGCTGCGCGACGGCCGCACCCTGCATCATGACATCGAGGGCCGTCACGGCGCCGGCAAGGTCATCATGCGCACCGCCGTCCCGGGCACCGGCATCATCGCCGGCGGTCCGATGCGCGCCGTGTTCGAGATGCTGGGCGTCCAGGACGTCGTGGCCAAGTCGCAGGGCTCGCAGAACCCCTACAACATGATCCGCGCCACCATCGACGGCCTCAAGAAGGAAGCCTCGCCCCGCAACGTCGCCCAGCGTCGTGGCAAGAAGGTGGCCGAGATCCTGCCCTCGAACGACAAGCCGGCCGCCGAAGCCGCCGCCGAAGCGTAA
- the rplR gene encoding 50S ribosomal protein L18, whose amino-acid sequence MALNKRELFQKRRLRVRNKLRAISDGRPRLSVHRSSKNISVQVIDDTKGVTLASASSLEKDLGVVGKNNLEAAAKIGAAIAERAKKAGVEEVIFDRGGFLFHGKIKALADAAREGGLKF is encoded by the coding sequence ATGGCACTGAACAAGAGAGAGCTGTTCCAGAAGCGCCGCCTGCGCGTGCGGAACAAACTGCGGGCCATCTCGGACGGTCGTCCGCGTCTGTCCGTCCACCGTTCTTCCAAGAACATCAGCGTCCAGGTGATCGACGATACGAAAGGGGTCACGCTGGCCTCGGCCTCGTCGCTCGAGAAGGACCTGGGCGTTGTCGGCAAGAACAACCTGGAAGCCGCGGCCAAGATCGGCGCTGCCATTGCGGAGCGCGCGAAGAAGGCCGGCGTCGAAGAGGTGATCTTCGACCGCGGCGGCTTCCTGTTCCACGGCAAGATCAAGGCTCTGGCCGACGCAGCCCGCGAAGGCGGTCTGAAGTTCTGA
- the rplF gene encoding 50S ribosomal protein L6, with protein MSRIGKKPVELPKGVTAEVKGQTIEVKGPKGTRSFTATDDVTLKVEDGGVTVTPRGLSKRARQQWGMSRSMVANLVTGVSEGFKKELEIQGVGYRAQMQGKTLKLALGYSHDVNFETPEGVTITAPKQTEIVVEGIDQQIVGQVAANIREWRRPEPYKGKGIRYKGEVVFRKEGKKK; from the coding sequence ATGTCTCGGATTGGTAAGAAGCCGGTCGAACTGCCCAAGGGCGTGACCGCCGAAGTGAAAGGCCAGACGATCGAGGTGAAGGGGCCGAAAGGCACCCGTTCCTTCACCGCGACGGATGACGTGACCCTGAAGGTCGAGGATGGCGGCGTCACCGTGACGCCGCGCGGGCTGTCCAAGCGCGCGCGCCAGCAATGGGGCATGTCGCGCTCGATGGTGGCGAACCTCGTGACCGGCGTCAGCGAAGGCTTCAAGAAAGAGCTGGAAATCCAGGGCGTCGGCTATCGCGCCCAGATGCAGGGCAAGACCCTGAAGCTGGCTCTGGGTTATTCGCATGACGTGAACTTTGAAACCCCGGAAGGCGTGACGATCACGGCCCCGAAGCAGACGGAAATCGTGGTCGAGGGCATCGATCAGCAGATCGTCGGCCAGGTCGCCGCGAACATCCGCGAGTGGCGCCGTCCCGAGCCCTACAAGGGCAAGGGCATCCGCTACAAGGGTGAGGTCGTCTTCCGCAAGGAAGGCAAGAAGAAGTAA
- the rpsH gene encoding 30S ribosomal protein S8 produces the protein MSMNDPLGDMLTRIRNAQMRGKSTVRTPASKLRAWVLDVLKAEGYIRGYEKVETPSGHTELEISLKYYEGTPVIRELARVSKPGRRVYASVKEIPLVRNGLGVSIVSTPKGVMSDAAARNANVGGEVLCTVF, from the coding sequence ATGTCGATGAACGATCCTCTCGGCGATATGCTGACCCGCATCCGCAACGCGCAGATGCGCGGCAAATCGACCGTCCGCACGCCCGCCTCCAAGCTGCGCGCTTGGGTGCTCGACGTGCTCAAGGCCGAAGGCTACATCCGCGGCTACGAAAAGGTTGAAACCCCCTCGGGCCATACCGAGCTGGAAATCAGCCTGAAATACTACGAAGGCACCCCGGTGATCCGTGAGCTGGCTCGCGTGTCCAAGCCCGGGCGCCGGGTCTACGCTTCGGTCAAGGAGATCCCGCTGGTTCGCAACGGGCTGGGCGTCTCCATCGTCTCGACGCCGAAAGGCGTGATGTCGGATGCAGCGGCTCGCAACGCCAATGTCGGCGGCGAAGTCCTCTGCACCGTGTTCTAA
- the rpsN gene encoding 30S ribosomal protein S14, which translates to MAKKSMVEREKKRERLVQKYAAKRAALNEIVHDQSLPMEERFKASLKLAELPRNSSATRLHNRCQLTGRPHAYYRKLKLSRIMLRELGSFGQIPGMVKSSW; encoded by the coding sequence ATGGCTAAGAAATCCATGGTCGAGCGCGAGAAGAAGCGCGAGCGTCTGGTTCAGAAATACGCCGCCAAGCGCGCCGCGCTGAACGAGATCGTCCACGATCAGTCCCTGCCGATGGAAGAGCGCTTCAAGGCCAGCCTGAAACTGGCTGAACTGCCGCGCAACTCCTCGGCCACGCGTCTGCACAACCGGTGCCAGCTCACCGGCCGTCCGCATGCGTATTACCGTAAACTGAAACTGTCGCGGATCATGCTGCGCGAGCTCGGCTCGTTCGGCCAGATCCCCGGCATGGTCAAATCGAGCTGGTAA
- the rplE gene encoding 50S ribosomal protein L5 has product MLDQANYTPRLKSLYKDQIRATLKEEFGYKNDMQIPRLDKIVLNMGIGEAVKDTKKVKQGAEELSLIAGQKAVITKAKKSIAGFRVREEMPLGCKVTLRGDRMYEFLDRLINIALPRVRDFRGVKGSAFDGRGNYAMGLKEHIVFPEINFDKVDEVLGMDIIICTTAKTDAEAKSLLKAFNMPFNS; this is encoded by the coding sequence ATGCTGGACCAAGCCAATTACACCCCGCGCCTCAAGTCGCTCTACAAGGACCAGATCCGCGCCACGCTCAAGGAAGAGTTCGGCTACAAGAACGACATGCAGATCCCGCGCCTGGACAAGATCGTCCTGAACATGGGCATCGGCGAGGCCGTCAAGGACACCAAGAAGGTCAAGCAGGGCGCCGAGGAGCTGTCGCTCATCGCGGGCCAGAAGGCCGTCATCACCAAGGCCAAGAAGTCGATCGCCGGCTTCCGCGTCCGTGAAGAGATGCCGCTGGGCTGCAAGGTGACGCTGCGCGGCGACCGGATGTATGAATTCCTGGACCGCCTGATCAACATCGCGCTGCCCCGCGTCCGCGACTTCCGCGGCGTCAAAGGCTCGGCTTTCGACGGCCGCGGCAACTATGCCATGGGCCTGAAGGAGCACATCGTTTTCCCGGAAATCAACTTCGACAAGGTCGACGAAGTTCTGGGGATGGACATCATCATCTGCACCACCGCGAAGACCGACGCGGAAGCGAAATCTCTGCTGAAGGCATTCAACATGCCTTTCAACAGCTGA
- the rplX gene encoding 50S ribosomal protein L24 — MAAKLKKGDKVVVLTGKDKGKQGEIAAVFPKENKAVVDGVNIAIRHQRQTQNTQGGRVAKAMPIDLSNLALLDKNGKATRVGFRVEDGKKVRFAKTTGDVI; from the coding sequence ATGGCTGCCAAGCTGAAAAAGGGCGACAAGGTCGTCGTGCTGACCGGCAAGGACAAGGGCAAGCAGGGCGAGATCGCCGCGGTGTTCCCGAAAGAGAACAAGGCGGTCGTTGACGGCGTCAACATCGCGATCCGTCACCAGCGCCAGACCCAGAACACCCAGGGCGGCCGCGTGGCGAAAGCCATGCCGATCGACCTGTCGAACCTGGCGCTGCTGGACAAGAACGGCAAAGCGACCCGCGTCGGCTTCCGCGTGGAAGACGGCAAGAAGGTCCGTTTCGCCAAGACCACGGGAGACGTGATCTGA
- the rplN gene encoding 50S ribosomal protein L14 codes for MIQMQTNLDVADNSGARRVQCIKVLGGSHRRYASVGDIIVVSVKEAIPRGRVKKGDVRKAVVVRTAKEVKREDGTSIRFDRNAAVILNNQGEPVGTRIFGPVVRELRAKNFMKIISLAPEVL; via the coding sequence ATGATCCAGATGCAGACCAATCTGGATGTCGCTGACAACTCCGGCGCGCGCCGGGTGCAGTGCATCAAGGTCCTGGGTGGTTCGCACCGTCGCTATGCGTCGGTGGGCGACATCATCGTCGTCTCCGTCAAGGAGGCCATCCCGCGCGGCCGCGTGAAGAAAGGTGACGTCCGCAAGGCCGTCGTCGTGCGCACCGCCAAAGAAGTGAAGCGCGAGGACGGCACCTCGATCCGCTTCGACCGCAACGCCGCCGTCATCCTGAACAACCAGGGCGAACCGGTCGGCACCCGTATCTTCGGGCCGGTCGTGCGCGAGCTGCGCGCCAAGAACTTCATGAAGATCATCTCGCTCGCCCCGGAGGTGCTGTAA
- the rpsQ gene encoding 30S ribosomal protein S17 produces the protein MPKRILQGKVVSDKNEQTVTVLVERRFKHPLLHKTVRSSKKYRAHDAQNQFKVGDTVRIVECAPISKTKRWTVLTEATEASA, from the coding sequence ATGCCCAAACGCATCCTGCAAGGCAAGGTCGTCAGCGACAAGAACGAACAGACCGTCACCGTCCTGGTCGAGCGTCGCTTCAAGCATCCGCTGCTGCACAAGACCGTGCGGTCGTCCAAGAAATACCGCGCGCATGACGCGCAGAACCAGTTCAAGGTCGGTGACACCGTTCGCATCGTCGAATGCGCGCCGATCTCGAAGACCAAGCGCTGGACCGTGCTGACCGAAGCCACCGAGGCTTCGGCCTGA
- the rpmC gene encoding 50S ribosomal protein L29, whose translation MKAQELKDKTPDQLKEQLLALKKEAFNLRFQQATGQLESTARMRAVRRDVARVKTILNQKAAEAAASN comes from the coding sequence ATGAAAGCGCAGGAACTGAAAGACAAGACGCCTGACCAGCTGAAGGAACAGCTGCTCGCGCTGAAGAAGGAAGCGTTCAACCTGCGCTTCCAGCAGGCCACCGGCCAGCTCGAATCGACCGCCCGCATGCGTGCCGTCCGCCGCGACGTCGCCCGTGTGAAAACCATTCTGAACCAGAAAGCGGCGGAAGCCGCGGCGTCGAACTAA
- the rplP gene encoding 50S ribosomal protein L16, whose translation MLQPKRTKFRKQHKGRIHGEAKGGFNLNFGSYALKAIEPERVTARQIEAARRAITRHMKRQGRVWIRIFPDVPVSSKPTEVRMGKGKGSVDYWAARVHPGRIMFEIDGVNDAIAREALRLGAQKLPVLTRIVAREDW comes from the coding sequence ATGCTGCAACCGAAACGGACCAAGTTCCGCAAACAGCACAAGGGCCGCATCCACGGCGAAGCCAAGGGCGGGTTCAACCTGAACTTCGGCTCCTACGCGCTGAAGGCCATCGAGCCCGAGCGCGTCACCGCGCGCCAGATCGAAGCGGCCCGCCGCGCGATCACCCGCCACATGAAGCGTCAGGGCCGGGTCTGGATCCGGATCTTCCCGGACGTGCCGGTTTCCTCGAAGCCGACCGAAGTGCGGATGGGTAAGGGCAAGGGTTCGGTGGACTACTGGGCCGCCCGCGTCCATCCCGGCCGGATCATGTTCGAGATCGACGGCGTGAACGACGCCATCGCCCGCGAAGCCCTGCGCCTGGGCGCGCAGAAGCTGCCGGTGCTGACCCGCATCGTCGCGCGCGAAGACTGGTAA
- the rpsC gene encoding 30S ribosomal protein S3 has translation MGQKVNPIGMRLQVNRTWDSRWYADDKDYGNLLLEDLKIRDFIHQEVKQAGVSRVIIERPHKKCRVTIYAARPGVIIGKKGADIETLRKKLANFTASELHLNIVEVRKPELDAQLVAESIAQQLERRVSFRRAMKRAVQNAMRMGALGIRVNVSGRLGGAEIARTEWYREGRVPLHTLRADIDYALSEASTPYGIIGVKVWIFKGEIMEHDPQARDRRATEAQDGPSPRGPRRDRDRDAR, from the coding sequence ATGGGTCAGAAGGTAAACCCCATCGGGATGCGTCTCCAGGTCAACCGCACCTGGGACAGCCGCTGGTATGCGGATGACAAGGACTACGGCAATCTGCTGCTGGAAGACCTGAAGATCCGCGACTTCATCCATCAGGAAGTGAAGCAGGCCGGCGTCAGCCGCGTCATCATCGAGCGCCCGCACAAGAAGTGCCGCGTCACGATCTATGCCGCGCGTCCGGGCGTGATCATCGGCAAGAAAGGCGCCGATATCGAGACCCTGCGCAAGAAGCTGGCGAACTTCACCGCCTCGGAACTGCACCTCAACATCGTCGAGGTCCGCAAGCCCGAGCTGGACGCCCAGCTGGTGGCCGAGTCGATCGCCCAACAGCTGGAACGCCGGGTGTCGTTCCGCCGCGCCATGAAGCGCGCGGTGCAGAACGCCATGCGCATGGGCGCGCTGGGGATCCGGGTGAACGTCTCGGGCCGCCTGGGCGGCGCCGAGATCGCCCGCACCGAATGGTATCGCGAGGGCCGGGTGCCGCTGCACACGCTGCGCGCCGACATCGACTATGCGCTGTCGGAGGCCTCGACCCCCTACGGGATCATCGGCGTGAAGGTCTGGATCTTCAAGGGCGAGATCATGGAGCACGATCCGCAGGCCCGCGACCGCCGCGCCACCGAAGCGCAGGACGGTCCGTCGCCCCGCGGCCCGCGCCGTGATCGCGACCGCGACGCGCGCTAA
- the rplV gene encoding 50S ribosomal protein L22: MGKEQNPRRVAENEAFAKTKMLRTSPQKLNLVAALIRGKKVDKALADLTFSKRRIAGDVKKCLQSAIANAENNHNLDVDNLIVAEAWVGKNLVMKRGRPRARGRYGKIMKPFSEITIKVRQVEERA; the protein is encoded by the coding sequence ATGGGTAAGGAACAGAATCCGCGCCGCGTGGCGGAGAACGAGGCGTTCGCGAAGACCAAGATGCTGCGCACCTCGCCGCAGAAGCTGAATCTGGTCGCGGCGCTGATCCGCGGCAAGAAGGTGGACAAGGCCCTGGCCGACCTGACCTTCTCGAAGCGCCGCATCGCCGGCGACGTGAAGAAATGCCTGCAATCGGCCATCGCCAATGCCGAGAACAACCATAACCTCGACGTGGACAATCTGATCGTCGCCGAGGCCTGGGTCGGCAAGAACCTGGTCATGAAGCGTGGCCGTCCGCGCGCCCGTGGTCGTTACGGCAAGATCATGAAGCCGTTTTCGGAAATCACCATCAAGGTGCGTCAGGTCGAGGAGCGCGCGTAA
- the rpsS gene encoding 30S ribosomal protein S19 encodes MARSVWKGPFVDAYVLRKAEKARESGKSDVIKIWSRRSTILPQFVGLTFGVYNGHKHIPVAVTEEMIGQKFGEYSPTRTYYGHAADKKAKRK; translated from the coding sequence ATGGCACGTTCAGTTTGGAAGGGCCCCTTTGTCGACGCATATGTGCTTCGCAAGGCGGAAAAGGCCCGCGAATCCGGCAAGTCGGATGTCATCAAGATCTGGTCGCGCCGTTCGACCATCCTGCCGCAATTCGTCGGCCTGACCTTCGGCGTCTACAATGGTCACAAGCACATCCCGGTCGCCGTGACCGAGGAGATGATCGGCCAGAAGTTCGGTGAATATTCGCCGACGCGGACCTATTACGGTCACGCCGCCGACAAGAAAGCGAAAAGGAAGTAA
- the rplB gene encoding 50S ribosomal protein L2, giving the protein MALKSYKPTTPGQRGLVLIDRSELWKGRPVKSLTEGLTKNGGRNNTGRITMRRKGGGAKRLYRIVDFKRTKFDVSATVERIEYDPNRTAFIALIKYEDGEQAYILAPQRLAVGDKVIAGAKVDVKPGNAMPFSGMPIGTIVHNVELKPGKGGQIARSAGTYAQFVGRDGGYAQIRLSSGELRLVRQECMATIGAVSNADHSNQNLGKAGRNRHKGIRPSVRGVAMNPIDHPHGGGEGRTSGGRHPVTPWGKGTKGNRTRTNKSTDKYILRSRHAKKGR; this is encoded by the coding sequence ATGGCACTCAAGTCGTATAAGCCGACGACGCCTGGCCAGCGTGGGCTGGTTCTGATCGACCGTTCGGAGCTTTGGAAAGGGCGCCCGGTCAAATCCCTCACCGAGGGGCTGACCAAGAACGGCGGCCGGAACAACACCGGACGGATCACGATGCGCCGCAAGGGCGGCGGGGCGAAGCGTCTCTACCGCATCGTCGATTTCAAACGCACCAAGTTCGATGTTTCGGCCACGGTCGAGCGGATCGAATACGATCCCAACCGCACCGCCTTCATCGCGCTGATCAAATATGAAGACGGCGAGCAGGCCTATATCCTGGCGCCGCAGCGTCTGGCCGTGGGCGACAAGGTGATCGCCGGCGCCAAGGTCGACGTGAAGCCCGGCAACGCCATGCCCTTCAGCGGCATGCCGATCGGCACCATCGTCCACAACGTCGAGCTGAAGCCCGGCAAGGGCGGCCAGATCGCCCGCTCGGCCGGCACCTATGCCCAATTCGTCGGCCGCGACGGCGGCTATGCCCAGATCCGCCTCAGCTCGGGCGAGCTGCGCTTGGTCCGTCAGGAATGCATGGCCACCATCGGCGCTGTGTCGAATGCCGACCATTCGAACCAGAACCTCGGCAAGGCCGGCCGCAACCGCCACAAGGGCATCCGCCCGAGCGTGCGCGGCGTCGCGATGAACCCGATCGACCACCCGCATGGCGGTGGCGAGGGCCGGACCTCGGGCGGCCGCCACCCGGTCACCCCCTGGGGCAAGGGCACCAAGGGCAACCGCACCCGCACGAACAAATCGACCGACAAGTACATCCTGCGGTCGCGTCACGCGAAGAAGGGACGCTAA
- a CDS encoding 50S ribosomal protein L23, with the protein MSVKPEHYDVIVKPIITEKATLVSEANAYVFEVAKDSSKPAIKQAVEALFNVKVKAVNTTITKGKTKRFRGRPGVRSDVKKAYVTLEAGNSIDVSTGL; encoded by the coding sequence ATGAGCGTGAAACCCGAACATTACGACGTGATCGTCAAGCCGATCATCACCGAGAAGGCGACGCTGGTCTCCGAGGCCAACGCCTATGTCTTCGAGGTGGCCAAGGATTCGAGCAAGCCGGCGATCAAGCAGGCCGTCGAGGCCCTGTTCAACGTCAAGGTGAAGGCGGTCAACACCACCATCACCAAGGGCAAGACCAAGCGTTTCCGCGGCCGCCCCGGCGTGCGCTCGGACGTGAAGAAGGCCTATGTGACGCTGGAAGCTGGCAACAGCATCGACGTCTCGACCGGCCTCTGA
- the rplD gene encoding 50S ribosomal protein L4, which yields MKLDVITLDAGKAGDIDLSDDIFGLEPRADLLHRVVRWQRAKAQAGTHSVLGKSDVSYSTKKIYRQKGTGGARHGSRKAPIFRHGGVYKGPTPRSHAFDLPKKVRALGLKHALSAKAAAGELVVVDSLNIAEAKTAAVAKAVKENGWKRVLVIDGAEVNENFARAARNLEGVDVLPSIGANVYDILRRDTLVLTRAGVEALEARLK from the coding sequence ATGAAACTCGACGTTATCACGCTCGATGCCGGCAAGGCCGGGGACATCGACCTGAGCGATGACATCTTCGGGCTCGAACCGCGTGCGGACCTGCTGCATCGCGTCGTGCGCTGGCAGCGTGCGAAAGCGCAGGCGGGCACCCATTCGGTGCTGGGCAAGTCGGATGTCAGCTACTCGACCAAGAAGATCTACCGCCAGAAGGGCACCGGCGGCGCCCGCCACGGTTCGCGCAAGGCGCCGATCTTCCGTCACGGCGGCGTCTACAAGGGCCCGACCCCGCGCTCGCACGCCTTCGACCTGCCCAAGAAGGTCCGCGCGCTCGGCCTGAAGCATGCGCTGTCGGCCAAGGCCGCCGCGGGTGAGCTGGTCGTCGTGGACAGCCTGAACATCGCGGAAGCCAAGACCGCGGCCGTCGCCAAGGCGGTCAAGGAAAACGGCTGGAAGCGGGTTCTGGTGATCGACGGCGCGGAAGTGAACGAGAACTTCGCCCGCGCCGCCCGCAACCTGGAAGGCGTCGATGTGCTGCCCTCGATCGGTGCCAATGTCTATGACATCCTGCGCCGGGATACGCTCGTGCTGACCCGCGCCGGTGTCGAAGCCCTGGAGGCTCGCCTGAAATGA